A region of Streptomyces sp. NBC_01264 DNA encodes the following proteins:
- a CDS encoding iron chaperone, protein MTNTRKPAQSTFEGFTDEERAAMKDHAKELKAAARRGSRADKAAEEEAAVVAKIAEMRDSDRVMAERIHAVVRASAPGLAPKLWYGMPAYARDGKVVCFFQSAGKFKARYATLGFSDQAHLDEGSMWPTSFALPRLTAADEALIGTLVKSAAQ, encoded by the coding sequence ATGACGAACACCCGCAAGCCCGCGCAGAGCACGTTCGAGGGATTCACGGACGAGGAGCGCGCCGCGATGAAGGACCACGCGAAGGAGCTGAAGGCCGCGGCGCGCCGCGGATCCCGCGCCGACAAGGCGGCGGAGGAGGAGGCCGCGGTCGTCGCCAAGATCGCCGAAATGCGGGACTCCGACCGGGTGATGGCGGAGCGGATCCACGCCGTCGTCAGGGCGAGCGCGCCCGGCCTCGCGCCGAAGCTCTGGTACGGGATGCCCGCGTACGCCCGGGACGGCAAGGTGGTCTGCTTCTTCCAGAGCGCGGGGAAGTTCAAGGCGCGCTACGCGACGCTCGGCTTCAGCGACCAGGCGCACCTCGACGAGGGCTCCATGTGGCCGACCTCCTTCGCCCTGCCGCGGCTGACGGCCGCGGACGAGGCCTTGATCGGCACGCTCGTGAAGAGCGCGGCACAATAG
- a CDS encoding 4'-phosphopantetheinyl transferase family protein, with translation MHTPHVLTIGSQFPPAAQDPSALQDPSTAQDPPTASTAVWLVDTDAQDRAAARLAPEVLDPVEQQRAAAFKREVDRRRYVASHVALRLVLGAWLDLPPGRVRITRAPCPGCGGPHGRPVSEDGPVHFSLSHSDRLALLAVGPVPVGADVEALPTASAVAELAGQLHPREIAELEALAPEERPAAFGRVWVRKEAYLKGLGIGLARGLSLDYVGAGDTPADGLPGWSLTNVAVPPGFAAAVAVTTGR, from the coding sequence GTGCACACGCCCCATGTCCTCACGATCGGTTCGCAGTTCCCGCCCGCCGCACAGGATCCGTCGGCCCTGCAGGATCCGTCGACCGCACAGGATCCGCCGACCGCGTCCACCGCCGTGTGGCTGGTCGACACCGACGCCCAGGACCGCGCGGCCGCCCGGCTGGCCCCGGAGGTCCTGGACCCGGTCGAGCAGCAGCGGGCGGCCGCCTTCAAGCGCGAGGTGGACCGGCGCCGCTACGTCGCCTCGCACGTGGCGCTGCGGCTGGTGCTCGGGGCCTGGCTGGACCTTCCCCCCGGCCGGGTACGGATCACCCGCGCCCCGTGCCCCGGCTGCGGAGGCCCCCACGGACGGCCGGTGTCCGAGGACGGGCCCGTCCACTTCTCCCTGTCGCACAGCGACCGGCTCGCGCTGCTCGCCGTGGGCCCGGTGCCGGTGGGGGCCGACGTGGAGGCGCTGCCCACGGCTTCGGCCGTGGCCGAGCTCGCCGGACAGCTGCACCCTCGGGAGATCGCGGAGCTGGAGGCCCTGGCCCCGGAGGAGCGGCCCGCGGCCTTCGGCCGGGTCTGGGTCCGCAAGGAGGCGTACCTCAAGGGCCTGGGCATCGGACTCGCCCGGGGCCTTTCCCTCGACTACGTGGGCGCCGGCGACACCCCGGCGGACGGTCTGCCCGGCTGGTCACTGACGAACGTGGCGGTCCCCCCGGGCTTCGCCGCCGCCGTGGCGGTGACGACGGGCCGTTGA
- a CDS encoding ABC transporter ATP-binding protein, whose product MSRSIALRDVSKRYGRDSLAVERVSLTVEPGEFLVLLGPSGCGKSTVLRMIAGLEEITEGELFLDGEYANHMPPSRRDIAMVFQSFALYPNMTGRANIGFPLKLRDPRGDHEPQVEATARMLGIEDLLDRFPGQLSGGERQRVAMGRAISRRPSVFLMDEPLSSLDSKLRGHLRAEIARLTAELGVTTVYVTHDQSEAMSLGHRVAVMRGGVLQQVSSPRDTYALPANVFVAAFIGTPRISLLQAVVHAPLGAGMWIDLGHQRLSLPQPLSTDHQLLRIQQGRPVIVGLRSEAVRIAPPSQARPGEAAMTGIVEHVEYQGHEALVHVDTGSRPAGVAELESARHPAAPRRGLRRQRSGLGRLRERTLGRLSGSVAVLDQPPESAQGPDAGAAPERLGAVRSDLVVRTGPHVRVRVGAQIPLLVDLAQLYVFDHAGRRVSPAGDGLAPLER is encoded by the coding sequence ATGAGTCGTTCCATCGCGTTGCGCGATGTCAGCAAGAGGTACGGGCGCGATTCGCTCGCCGTCGAGCGCGTCTCCCTCACCGTCGAGCCGGGCGAGTTCCTGGTTCTGCTGGGGCCTTCGGGCTGCGGCAAGTCCACCGTTCTGCGGATGATCGCGGGGCTGGAGGAGATCACCGAGGGCGAACTGTTCCTCGACGGCGAGTACGCCAACCACATGCCGCCGAGCCGGCGGGACATCGCGATGGTGTTCCAGAGCTTCGCGCTGTATCCGAACATGACGGGTCGCGCCAACATCGGTTTCCCGCTGAAGCTGCGCGACCCCCGCGGGGACCACGAGCCGCAAGTGGAGGCCACGGCCCGGATGCTGGGCATCGAAGACCTCCTCGACCGCTTCCCCGGACAGCTCTCCGGCGGCGAGCGGCAGCGGGTCGCGATGGGCCGGGCCATCTCCCGCCGGCCGTCGGTGTTCCTGATGGACGAGCCGCTCTCCAGCCTGGACTCGAAACTGCGCGGCCACCTGCGGGCCGAAATCGCCCGTCTGACCGCCGAGTTGGGTGTCACCACGGTCTACGTCACGCACGACCAGTCGGAGGCCATGTCCCTCGGCCACCGGGTGGCGGTCATGCGCGGCGGCGTCCTTCAGCAGGTCAGCTCACCGCGGGACACCTACGCGCTGCCGGCGAACGTGTTCGTGGCGGCGTTCATCGGAACGCCCCGCATCAGCCTGCTCCAGGCCGTCGTCCACGCGCCGCTCGGCGCGGGCATGTGGATCGATCTGGGGCACCAACGACTTTCCCTTCCCCAACCACTCAGCACCGACCACCAGTTGCTCCGGATCCAGCAGGGGCGTCCGGTCATCGTCGGCCTGCGCTCGGAGGCGGTCAGGATCGCCCCGCCGAGCCAGGCGCGGCCGGGCGAGGCGGCGATGACGGGCATCGTCGAGCACGTCGAGTACCAGGGGCACGAGGCCCTGGTCCATGTGGACACGGGCTCGCGCCCCGCGGGGGTGGCGGAGCTGGAGTCAGCGCGGCACCCGGCCGCTCCCCGGCGCGGTCTCAGGCGGCAGCGGAGCGGCCTCGGCCGGCTCAGGGAGCGGACCCTGGGACGGCTGTCCGGGTCGGTGGCGGTCCTGGACCAGCCGCCGGAATCCGCCCAGGGGCCCGACGCGGGCGCCGCTCCCGAACGGCTGGGGGCGGTGCGCAGCGACCTCGTGGTGCGCACGGGGCCGCACGTCCGGGTCCGGGTGGGTGCCCAGATCCCGCTGCTGGTGGATCTCGCGCAGCTGTACGTCTTCGACCACGCGGGGCGCCGGGTGTCCCCGGCCGGGGACGGGCTCGCGCCTCTGGAGCGGTAG
- a CDS encoding ROK family protein, whose product MRVRSGRTVRDLRRENRTAVLQRLYFDGPLSRFSLGPATGLSSGSISNVVAELVSDGLVEEAGSVESAGGRPRTLLRVSPDSGYMIGVDVGETRIRIELFDLTLTELARVERPLEVAGPRRTDRYDVAVVVRHLREGIAEVLQSAGIAPERLLGVGIGVPGIVARTADGAVVHGQTIGWDAVPLERMLRDSHLLPESVPYYIDNGAKTLGQAEMWFGAGRGAHNAVVVLFGSGVGACVVSDDTRTGRAIEWGHLTVRVRGRRCRCGAQGCLEAYAGAEALLERWAEAGGRPPADADEETALTAMLAAAYPSPGADGATPRADATALAVLEETAEYLGAGFSDLINLFQPERILVGGWAGLQLGTRFLDSVRSYATSYALSYPAANVRVDLGTFGPDAVTVGAGILPLADFFARGGHHVEPEREEPLPAWRTTLQERAAH is encoded by the coding sequence GTGCGAGTACGCAGCGGCCGGACAGTGCGTGACCTGCGGCGGGAGAACCGGACCGCCGTATTGCAACGGTTGTATTTCGACGGTCCCCTGAGCCGCTTCTCCCTGGGCCCCGCCACGGGCCTGAGCTCCGGTTCGATCAGCAACGTGGTCGCGGAGCTGGTCAGTGACGGGCTGGTGGAGGAAGCCGGGAGCGTCGAGTCGGCCGGCGGGCGCCCCCGGACCCTGCTCCGCGTCAGCCCGGACAGCGGCTACATGATCGGCGTGGACGTGGGCGAGACCCGCATCCGCATCGAGCTCTTCGACCTGACCCTGACCGAGCTCGCCCGCGTGGAGCGGCCCCTGGAGGTGGCTGGACCCCGCCGCACCGACCGCTACGACGTCGCCGTCGTCGTACGCCACCTGCGCGAGGGCATCGCCGAGGTGCTGCAATCGGCCGGCATCGCACCCGAGCGGCTGCTCGGCGTCGGCATCGGTGTCCCCGGCATCGTCGCCAGGACCGCCGACGGCGCCGTCGTCCACGGCCAGACCATCGGCTGGGACGCGGTCCCCCTGGAGCGGATGCTGCGCGACTCCCACCTGCTGCCCGAGAGCGTCCCGTACTACATCGACAACGGGGCCAAGACCCTCGGCCAGGCCGAAATGTGGTTCGGCGCCGGACGCGGGGCGCACAACGCCGTCGTCGTGCTCTTCGGCTCCGGCGTCGGCGCCTGCGTGGTCAGCGACGACACCCGCACCGGCCGCGCCATCGAGTGGGGACACCTGACCGTGCGGGTTCGCGGGCGCCGCTGCCGCTGCGGCGCGCAGGGCTGCCTGGAGGCGTACGCGGGCGCCGAAGCGCTCCTGGAACGCTGGGCCGAGGCGGGCGGGCGCCCGCCGGCCGACGCCGACGAGGAGACCGCCCTGACCGCGATGCTCGCCGCGGCCTACCCCTCGCCGGGCGCCGACGGCGCCACCCCAAGGGCCGACGCGACGGCCCTGGCCGTCCTGGAGGAGACCGCCGAGTACCTCGGTGCCGGATTCTCCGACCTGATCAACCTCTTCCAGCCCGAACGCATCCTCGTCGGCGGCTGGGCCGGCCTGCAGCTCGGCACCCGCTTCCTGGACTCCGTACGGTCTTACGCCACCTCCTACGCCCTGTCGTACCCGGCGGCCAACGTCCGCGTCGACCTGGGCACCTTCGGCCCCGACGCCGTCACCGTCGGCGCGGGCATCCTGCCGCTCGCCGACTTCTTCGCCCGTGGCGGCCACCACGTCGAACCCGAACGCGAGGAGCCCCTGCCCGCCTGGCGCACCACCCTCCAGGAGCGGGCCGCGCACTGA
- a CDS encoding ABC transporter substrate-binding protein, translated as MRRIRVAAVGAVTLSLVLGAAACGGGSTNGSGSNEQPKTLTYWASNQGASLEVDKQVLQPELDKFEKQTGIKVKLEVVPWGDLLNRILTATTSGQGPDVLNIGNTWSASLQASGALLPWDAKNFEKIGGKDRFVDSALGSTGVQGQDPAAVPLYSMAYALYYNKKAFADAGVTKPPTTWDEVIATGKQLTKDGKAGLGVEGSNLSNNIHQVFVLGKQHGADFFTADGKADFTSDGAVKAVKQYVDLMADAQIVAKGNAEYSQNQSLSDFAKGKTAMVLWQTASATFAAQGMKEDEWGVVPAPVQSGAPGTGTSTNSMVAGINMAVFKNTKNIDGATKFVNFMTGDEEQKVLNKAYGSIPPVKSAQTDPAFNTPGLAVLRDTLAKSASALPQVPEESQFETVVGTAVKELFADAAAGRPVTLESVKAKLEKAQQQMPKK; from the coding sequence ATGCGCAGAATCAGAGTCGCAGCGGTAGGCGCCGTCACCCTCTCCCTCGTCCTCGGGGCGGCCGCCTGTGGCGGTGGCTCCACCAACGGGAGCGGGTCCAACGAGCAGCCGAAGACGCTGACCTACTGGGCCTCCAACCAGGGAGCGAGCCTGGAGGTCGACAAGCAGGTCCTCCAGCCGGAGCTCGACAAGTTCGAGAAGCAGACGGGCATCAAGGTCAAGCTCGAGGTCGTGCCGTGGGGCGACCTGCTCAACCGCATCCTGACCGCGACCACCTCCGGCCAGGGCCCCGACGTACTGAACATCGGCAACACCTGGAGCGCCTCGCTGCAGGCCAGCGGCGCACTGCTCCCGTGGGACGCCAAGAACTTCGAGAAGATCGGCGGCAAGGACCGCTTCGTGGACTCGGCGCTCGGGTCCACCGGCGTCCAGGGCCAGGACCCGGCGGCCGTGCCGCTGTACTCCATGGCCTACGCGCTCTACTACAACAAGAAGGCGTTCGCCGACGCCGGCGTCACCAAGCCGCCGACCACCTGGGACGAGGTGATCGCCACCGGCAAGCAGCTGACCAAGGACGGCAAGGCCGGGCTCGGTGTCGAGGGCTCCAACCTGTCGAACAACATCCACCAGGTCTTCGTCCTGGGCAAGCAGCACGGCGCGGACTTCTTCACCGCCGATGGCAAGGCCGACTTCACCTCCGACGGCGCGGTCAAGGCCGTGAAGCAGTACGTGGACCTGATGGCCGACGCGCAGATCGTCGCCAAGGGCAACGCCGAGTACTCCCAGAACCAGTCACTGAGCGACTTCGCCAAGGGCAAGACCGCCATGGTGCTGTGGCAGACCGCGTCGGCCACCTTCGCCGCGCAGGGCATGAAGGAGGACGAGTGGGGCGTGGTCCCCGCCCCCGTGCAGTCCGGCGCACCGGGCACGGGCACGTCCACCAACTCCATGGTGGCCGGCATCAACATGGCCGTCTTCAAGAACACCAAGAACATCGACGGCGCCACGAAGTTCGTGAACTTCATGACCGGTGACGAGGAGCAGAAGGTCCTCAACAAGGCCTACGGCTCCATCCCGCCGGTCAAGTCCGCGCAGACGGACCCCGCGTTCAACACCCCCGGCCTGGCCGTCCTGCGCGACACGCTCGCCAAGAGCGCCTCCGCCCTCCCGCAGGTCCCCGAGGAGTCGCAGTTCGAGACGGTGGTGGGCACCGCGGTCAAGGAGCTCTTCGCCGACGCCGCGGCCGGCCGCCCGGTGACGCTGGAGTCGGTCAAGGCCAAGCTCGAGAAGGCCCAGCAGCAGATGCCCAAGAAGTAG
- a CDS encoding carbohydrate ABC transporter permease: protein MTTTAPPPTGKRTVRKNHPGAAPRTRRPGRLRRISLPYLLLLPALVLELLVHLIPMVIGIVVSFKELTQFHLRDWGNAPWSGLDNYSLTVDFDAPVGEALLSSFLTTCLFTFFSVGLCWLIGTAAAIFMQETFRGRGILRTIFLVPYALPVYAAVITWAFMFQRDNGLVNHVIHDQLGLTDSPPFWLIGDNAFVTLLVVSVWKGWPFAFLVMMAGLQNIPREIYEAAALDGAGVWQQIRRITLPSLRPVNQVLILVLFLWTFNDFNTPFVLFGKSAPASADLISIHIYQSSFQTWNFGTGSAMSVLLLLFLLVVTGLYLLFTSRGRSATDA from the coding sequence ATGACCACCACCGCACCCCCTCCCACGGGCAAGCGGACGGTACGGAAGAACCACCCCGGAGCGGCGCCCCGCACGCGCCGCCCCGGGCGGCTCCGCCGCATCTCCCTGCCGTACCTGCTCCTGCTCCCCGCACTCGTCCTCGAACTCCTGGTCCACCTGATCCCGATGGTCATCGGCATCGTCGTCAGCTTCAAGGAGCTCACCCAGTTCCACCTCCGCGACTGGGGCAACGCGCCCTGGTCCGGCCTGGACAACTACTCCCTGACCGTCGACTTCGACGCACCGGTCGGCGAGGCACTGCTGAGCTCCTTCCTCACCACGTGCCTGTTCACCTTCTTCTCCGTGGGCCTGTGCTGGCTGATCGGCACGGCGGCCGCGATCTTCATGCAGGAGACGTTCAGGGGCCGCGGCATCCTGCGCACCATCTTCCTGGTGCCGTACGCGCTGCCCGTCTACGCGGCCGTCATCACCTGGGCGTTCATGTTCCAGCGCGACAACGGCCTGGTGAACCACGTCATCCACGACCAGCTCGGGCTCACCGACAGCCCGCCGTTCTGGCTCATCGGCGACAACGCCTTCGTCACCCTGCTGGTCGTCTCGGTCTGGAAGGGGTGGCCCTTCGCCTTCCTCGTCATGATGGCCGGCCTGCAGAACATTCCCCGCGAGATCTACGAGGCCGCGGCACTGGACGGGGCCGGCGTCTGGCAGCAGATCCGCCGCATCACGCTCCCCTCGCTGCGCCCGGTCAACCAGGTTCTGATCCTGGTGCTGTTCCTGTGGACGTTCAACGACTTCAACACGCCGTTCGTCCTGTTCGGCAAATCGGCGCCGGCGTCCGCCGACCTCATCTCCATCCACATCTACCAGTCCTCGTTCCAGACCTGGAACTTCGGCACCGGATCCGCGATGTCCGTCCTGCTGCTGCTGTTCCTGCTCGTGGTGACCGGCCTCTACCTCCTGTTCACCTCCCGAGGAAGGAGCGCCACCGATGCCTAG
- a CDS encoding carbohydrate ABC transporter permease, giving the protein MAPPKSFLVSRLVFLTLLTGFVLLPVYVMISSSLKPLQDVSGKFQWIPSGLTVQPYFDIWKTVPLGDYFMNSLIVAGSATVFSVVIAIFAAYAVSRYSFRGKRVFTVTVLSTQMFPGILFLLPLFLIYVNIGNATGIALFGSRAGLILTYLTFSLPFSIWMLIGYFDSVPRDLDEAAKVDGCGPLGALFRVIVPAAIPGIVAVAVYAFMTAWGEVLFASVMTNDATRTLAVGLQGYSTQNDVYWNQVMAASLVVSLPVVGGFLLLQRYLVTGLTAGAVK; this is encoded by the coding sequence ATGGCGCCCCCCAAGTCGTTCCTCGTGAGCCGGCTGGTCTTCCTGACGCTCCTCACCGGGTTCGTCCTGCTGCCCGTGTACGTCATGATCTCCAGCTCGCTCAAGCCGCTGCAGGACGTGTCGGGGAAGTTCCAGTGGATCCCCTCGGGCCTCACGGTCCAGCCGTACTTCGACATCTGGAAGACCGTCCCCCTCGGCGACTACTTCATGAACTCGCTGATCGTGGCCGGTTCGGCGACCGTGTTCTCCGTGGTCATCGCGATCTTCGCGGCCTACGCCGTCAGCCGCTACTCCTTCCGCGGCAAGCGGGTCTTCACCGTCACGGTGCTCTCGACGCAGATGTTCCCCGGCATCCTCTTCCTGCTGCCGCTGTTCCTCATCTACGTCAACATCGGCAACGCCACCGGGATCGCACTGTTCGGCTCGCGCGCCGGGCTGATCCTCACCTACCTGACGTTCTCGCTGCCGTTCTCGATCTGGATGCTGATCGGATACTTCGACTCGGTCCCCCGGGACCTCGACGAGGCCGCCAAGGTCGACGGCTGCGGTCCGCTCGGCGCGCTCTTCCGCGTCATCGTGCCCGCCGCGATCCCCGGCATCGTCGCCGTCGCCGTCTACGCCTTCATGACGGCCTGGGGCGAGGTCCTGTTCGCCTCGGTGATGACCAACGACGCGACCCGCACCCTCGCGGTGGGCCTGCAGGGCTACTCGACCCAGAACGACGTGTACTGGAACCAGGTCATGGCCGCGTCGCTCGTCGTGAGCCTGCCCGTCGTCGGCGGCTTCCTCCTCCTCCAGCGCTACCTCGTCACCGGCCTGACCGCCGGCGCCGTCAAGTAG
- a CDS encoding GH1 family beta-glucosidase yields the protein MLFERLAVSDSIDLGAFPQDFAWGTATSAYQIEGAVKEDGRGPSIWDTFSHTPGKIDNGDTGDEACDHYHRWPEDIALMKRLGTNAYRMSIAWPRIVPDGSGPVNARGLDFYDKVIDGLLEAGITPSVTLYHWDLPQALQDRGGWTVRETAEHLASYTSVVAERLGDRVTQWATLNEPLCSGWIGHLEGRMAPGLTDLTAAVRASYHLLLGHGLATEAIRAAAPGAQIGLVTNHSTVVPASDSPEDLAAAVRMDGHTNRWWLDPVYGRGFPADMRELYGVELPERPGDLETIAAPLDWHGLNYYFPATVTHDADGPVPFAREVRLPDVPRTGLDWQIDANGIESLLLRLTNDYGVRKLYVTENGSAFPDTVGPDGAVDDPERTAYLEQHLAACARAARQGAPLAGYYAWSLVDNFEWAYGYDKRFGLVHVDYATQRRTVKTSGHRYADIVRDHGRLGA from the coding sequence ATGCTCTTCGAAAGGCTTGCTGTGTCGGATTCCATTGACCTCGGCGCCTTCCCCCAGGACTTCGCCTGGGGCACGGCCACTTCCGCGTACCAGATAGAGGGAGCCGTCAAGGAGGACGGCCGGGGGCCGTCCATCTGGGACACGTTCTCCCACACCCCGGGCAAGATCGACAACGGCGACACCGGTGACGAGGCCTGCGACCACTACCACCGGTGGCCCGAGGACATCGCCCTGATGAAGCGGCTCGGCACCAACGCCTACCGCATGTCGATCGCCTGGCCGCGCATCGTCCCCGACGGCTCCGGACCGGTCAACGCCCGGGGCCTCGACTTCTACGACAAGGTGATCGACGGGCTCCTGGAAGCGGGCATCACCCCCTCGGTGACCCTCTACCACTGGGACCTCCCCCAGGCCCTGCAGGACCGCGGCGGCTGGACCGTCCGCGAGACCGCAGAACACCTGGCCTCCTACACCTCCGTCGTCGCGGAGCGCCTCGGCGACCGCGTCACCCAGTGGGCCACCCTCAACGAACCGCTCTGCTCGGGCTGGATCGGCCACCTGGAAGGCCGCATGGCCCCCGGCCTGACCGATCTGACCGCCGCCGTCCGCGCCTCCTACCACCTCCTGCTGGGCCACGGCCTCGCCACCGAAGCCATCCGTGCCGCAGCACCCGGCGCGCAGATCGGCCTCGTCACCAACCACTCCACGGTGGTACCCGCCTCGGACTCCCCCGAGGACCTCGCCGCCGCCGTCCGCATGGACGGACACACCAACCGCTGGTGGCTCGACCCCGTATACGGCCGCGGTTTCCCCGCCGACATGCGGGAGCTGTACGGCGTCGAGCTGCCCGAGCGTCCCGGCGACCTGGAGACCATCGCCGCGCCCCTCGACTGGCACGGCCTCAACTACTACTTCCCCGCCACCGTCACCCACGACGCCGACGGCCCGGTCCCCTTCGCCCGCGAGGTCCGCCTCCCGGACGTGCCGCGCACCGGCCTGGACTGGCAGATCGACGCCAACGGCATCGAATCCCTCCTCCTGCGCCTGACCAACGACTACGGCGTGCGGAAGCTCTACGTCACCGAGAACGGCTCCGCGTTCCCCGACACCGTCGGCCCCGACGGCGCGGTCGACGACCCCGAGCGCACCGCCTACCTCGAACAGCACCTGGCGGCCTGCGCCCGCGCCGCCCGCCAGGGCGCCCCGCTGGCCGGCTACTACGCCTGGTCCCTGGTGGACAACTTCGAGTGGGCCTACGGCTACGACAAGCGCTTCGGCCTCGTCCACGTCGACTACGCGACCCAGCGGCGCACGGTGAAGACCAGCGGCCACCGCTACGCGGACATCGTCCGCGACCACGGCCGCCTCGGCGCATAA
- a CDS encoding discoidin domain-containing protein has protein sequence MPATGIPVDASPRGRRPVSPRRGIAGAITTALFGSLLALAPSSPAASAEPAPVSQGKAVTASSQEHYGTPATGAVDGDNGSRWSSAASDSQWLQVDLGATTELSKVVLQWEAAYAKAYRIELSTNGTDWSTAHSTTTGAGGTETVNITGSARYVRMQGVTRATGYGYSLWEFKVFAATGGDGGGPTLPGGGDLGPNVHIVDPSTPGIQAKLDQVFQEQESAQFGSGRHAFLLKPGTYDNINAQIGFYTQIAGLGLRPGDTTINGDVTVDAGWFNGNATQNFWRGAEGLTVNPVSGTNRWAVSQASSFRRMHVKGALNLAPNGYGWASGGYIGDSKVDGQVGNYSQQQWYTRDSTIGGWSNSVWNQTFSGVEGAPATGFPEPRYTTLDTTPVSREKPYLYLDGSEYKVFAPAKRTNARGTTWANGTPQGESVPLSQFYVVKPGATAATINRALAQGLNLLFTPGVYHVDQTVNVNRANTIVLGLGLATIIPDNGVTAMKVVDVDGVRLAGFLIDAGPVNSPTLLELGPQNSSADHAANPTTVQDVYVRVGGAGAGKATTSVVVNSDDTIVDHTWVWRADHGEGVGWETNRADYGVRVNGDDVLATGLFVEHFNKYDVEWFGERGKTVFYQNEKAYDAPNQAAIQNGATKGYAAYRVDDSVTTHEAWGLGSYCNYNVDPNIRQDHGFKAPVKPGIKFHSLLTVSLGGNGHYEHVINDTGASTVPAGTSTVPSTVVSFP, from the coding sequence ATGCCTGCTACCGGCATACCTGTCGACGCGTCGCCACGCGGCCGACGCCCCGTCTCCCCCCGGAGGGGAATCGCCGGGGCGATCACCACCGCCCTCTTCGGCAGCCTGCTCGCGCTGGCACCCTCGTCCCCCGCCGCCTCGGCCGAGCCGGCCCCGGTGTCCCAGGGCAAGGCGGTCACGGCCTCCAGCCAGGAGCACTACGGCACCCCCGCGACCGGCGCCGTCGACGGCGACAACGGCTCGCGCTGGTCCAGCGCCGCCTCCGACTCCCAGTGGCTGCAGGTGGACCTCGGGGCCACGACCGAGCTGAGCAAGGTCGTCCTGCAGTGGGAGGCCGCCTACGCCAAGGCCTACCGGATCGAACTGTCCACCAACGGCACCGACTGGTCCACCGCCCACTCCACGACCACCGGCGCCGGCGGCACCGAAACCGTGAACATCACCGGGAGTGCCCGCTACGTCCGCATGCAGGGCGTCACCAGGGCCACCGGATACGGCTACTCACTCTGGGAGTTCAAGGTGTTCGCCGCCACCGGGGGCGACGGCGGCGGTCCGACCCTTCCGGGCGGCGGCGACCTGGGCCCGAACGTCCACATCGTCGATCCCTCCACGCCCGGTATCCAGGCCAAGCTGGACCAGGTCTTCCAGGAGCAGGAGTCGGCGCAGTTCGGCAGCGGCCGGCACGCCTTCCTCCTCAAGCCGGGCACGTACGACAACATCAACGCCCAGATCGGCTTCTACACCCAGATCGCCGGCCTCGGCCTGCGCCCGGGCGACACCACCATCAACGGTGACGTGACGGTCGACGCGGGCTGGTTCAACGGCAACGCGACCCAGAACTTCTGGCGCGGTGCGGAGGGCCTGACCGTCAACCCGGTCAGCGGCACCAACCGGTGGGCGGTCTCGCAGGCGTCCTCCTTCCGCCGCATGCACGTCAAGGGCGCGCTCAACCTGGCGCCGAACGGCTACGGCTGGGCCAGCGGTGGCTACATCGGCGACTCCAAGGTCGACGGCCAGGTCGGCAACTACTCGCAGCAGCAGTGGTACACCCGCGACAGCACCATCGGCGGCTGGTCCAACAGCGTGTGGAACCAGACCTTCTCCGGCGTCGAGGGCGCTCCGGCCACCGGATTCCCGGAGCCCCGCTACACCACGCTCGACACCACGCCCGTCTCCCGCGAGAAGCCCTACCTCTACCTCGACGGCAGCGAGTACAAGGTGTTCGCGCCGGCCAAGCGCACCAACGCCCGTGGCACCACCTGGGCCAACGGCACCCCGCAGGGCGAGTCCGTCCCGCTCAGCCAGTTCTACGTGGTCAAGCCCGGCGCCACCGCCGCCACGATCAACCGGGCGCTGGCCCAGGGCCTGAACCTGCTGTTCACGCCCGGCGTCTACCACGTCGACCAGACCGTCAACGTGAACCGCGCGAACACCATCGTGCTCGGCCTCGGCCTCGCCACGATCATCCCGGACAACGGGGTGACCGCGATGAAGGTCGTCGACGTGGACGGCGTCCGTCTCGCCGGTTTCCTGATCGATGCCGGACCGGTCAACTCGCCGACCCTGCTGGAGCTCGGACCGCAGAACTCCTCCGCCGACCACGCCGCCAACCCCACCACCGTGCAGGACGTGTACGTCCGCGTGGGCGGGGCGGGCGCCGGCAAGGCCACCACCAGCGTCGTCGTCAACAGCGACGACACCATCGTCGACCACACCTGGGTGTGGCGCGCCGACCACGGCGAGGGCGTGGGCTGGGAGACCAACCGCGCCGACTACGGGGTGCGGGTGAACGGTGACGACGTCCTGGCCACGGGCCTGTTCGTCGAGCACTTCAACAAGTACGACGTGGAGTGGTTCGGAGAGCGCGGCAAGACGGTCTTCTACCAGAACGAGAAGGCGTACGACGCCCCGAACCAGGCCGCCATCCAGAACGGCGCCACCAAGGGCTACGCCGCCTACCGGGTGGACGACTCGGTGACCACCCACGAGGCGTGGGGCCTGGGCAGCTACTGCAACTACAACGTGGACCCGAACATCCGCCAGGACCACGGCTTCAAGGCCCCCGTCAAGCCGGGGATCAAGTTCCACAGCCTCCTGACGGTGTCGCTCGGCGGCAACGGCCACTACGAGCACGTCATCAACGACACCGGCGCGTCCACGGTCCCCGCGGGCACCTCGACGGTTCCCTCCACGGTGGTCTCCTTCCCCTGA